The Porphyromonas pogonae genome segment ACTGTTTTTTATACGACATAAGAATGCCCACAGCAATAGCAGCAAAAATAAGTCTATAACAAAGAATACTTTCTGTGTGCATTCCTGAATTGAGAAGAGGCAAACTAAACAAAGGAATCATACCGAATGTAGCAGACGATAGTACTCCTGCGAAAAAACCTTTAAATTTGGACATGGAACTTTCTTTCAATATTTATACAAAAGTACTCAATGATTTCCTAAAAGGGCAAAATGTAAGTAAAAATGGCTTGAAATCAGTATTAAAGCGGAGTTTTGAGCTAACCTTGACAGAAAGGAGCCACGGTCTAATACCTTAAGCTAACTCACATGGTGGTACAATGTGATTGAAAACCACAACGGATTACCAACGTCAAAATAACTTGAGACCGTTGACTTTTGCAACAGTCTCAACTATAGAAATTCCTAAAGTCATTGACACATAAAAACAAAGGTTGCCAATTGGATGACAACCTTCGAATAAAAACATGAGTATTATTTTGTTTACTTGATAGAACTCAATAGTTTGGCAAGAGAATCCTTGGCATCACCAAGATATAAATATACACCCTGTGCTCTAGTATAAAGAGGATTCTCCACCCCGGCATAACCCGGTTTGAGATCAAAATTACATATAAATATGTTGGGAGCTTGATCTACATTGAGTACAGGCATACCATAAATAGGAGTGCCTTCGGCATCGCGGGCTGCAGGGTTGAGTACATCATTGGCTCCAATAACCACAACAACATCGGCAGAAGCAAATTCATTATTGATGGAATCCATCTCGTATAATTGTTCATAGGGAACATCTGCTTCGCAAAGCAATACATTCATATGTCCCGGCATACGGCCGGCAACAGGATGAATAGCATATTTGACTTCAGCACCATTGGTCATAAATTGATCTGCAAGCATACGTACTTGATGCTGAGCTTGCGCAAGAGCCATTCCATACCCCGGCACAATGATAACCTTACGAGCACTTTTGAGCACCTCAGAGGTGTTATGTTCAGCTTTTGTGCCTATAGCATTGTCACTCTCTCCACTAGTCTTTGCATCAGGAGTATGTACATCATCAAATTCGTGGAGCAATTTTGTCAAAGATTCCTTTGCATCGCCCAGAAGCAGGTGCACACCTTCTTCCTTGGAATAAAGAGGATTCTCTACGCCGGCATATCCCGGCTTGAGATCGAAGTTGCAGATTATAATCTCCGGAGCTTGATCTACATTGAGTACAGGCATACCGTAAATAGGAGTTCCTTCAGCATCTCGAGCTGCAGGATTGAGAACATCATTGGCTCCAATTACTATCACAATATCTGCTTTGGCAAAATCATCATTAATAGCATCCATTTCATAGAGTTGCTCATAAGGGACATCGGCCTCACAAAGCAACACATTCATATGCCCAGGCATACGGCCTGCAACAGGATGAATAGCATATTTGACGTCAGCCCCATTTTCACTGAGCTTATCCGCCAATTGACGTACCTGATGCTGAGCTTGTGCAAGAGCCATACCATAACCCGGTACAATAATTACATTTTTAGCTGAACGAAGAATCTCACCGCAAGACTTTTGTTTGGCAACAGGTTGTACCTCTTCATCCTTTACCAGCATTTGTGACTCAGCCATAGGCTTTACCTCTGGTGCTTTTGATCGATCATTTTTCATCGATTGCGCTGCTGCGCCTCCCATAAGGATACTTGCAAGACTGCGATTCATAGCACGACACATGATCTGTGTAAGTAGTAAGCCAGATGCTCCAACAATGCCTCCCACAGCAACTAAAAGGATATCGTTAATAGCGAGTCCTGCTATAGCCCCAGCCAGACCGCTCAATGAATTGAGAAGAGATATAGTAATAGGCATGTCTGCTCCTCCAACACGAATAGAAAAGAATAATCCGAACATGGCAGAGAAAGCAACACTACCCAATACAATCATCAACACAGCATACCCGGGGATAATATTGATAGTACCCAATACAATAAATACAACGGCTATGAGCAAAAACATATTTGTCCAGAGTGAATGATTGGGCCAAATAACAGGTTTCTGTGGGATCAGCTTATGCAATTTCCCCCCGGCTACAAGGCTACCCACCAAAGTCACTGTTCCCACAACGATAGCCAGCATAGCTGTGCATTTGGTAAACACCGGATAGGCATTTTCAGTCAACGGGTTGAGTCCTATACCTTCTATGGAAAGAATACCCACCAAAGCCGAAGCTCCTCCGCCAATACCGTTTAGTAAGGCTACCAGTTGTGGCATCTGTATCATCTTTACCTTAGCTGCTATGAAACCACCTATCAAAGCTCCAATAAGCATAAATAGGTAAATCCAATAGATAGGAAATATATTATTGTAAGCCAGAGTAACCAATACACCTCCAAGCATTGCAAATGCACTGAGCTTATTTCCCAAGATAGCGGTTTTCACACGGCTCATCATAGAAATCCCCAGTAAAACCAAAATGGCCAGGAACGAACAAATGATGTAATATAAAGTAGTACTCATCATGCTCCTCCTTTCTTTTTCTTATTGAACATACGCAGCATGCGGTGAGTAACTCCAAAACCACCTACTACATTCACCGTAGCCATGATTATGGCCAATCCACCCAGGATCTTGCCCGTAAGCAAATCTCCAC includes the following:
- a CDS encoding NAD(P)(+) transhydrogenase (Re/Si-specific) subunit beta, giving the protein MSTTLYYIICSFLAILVLLGISMMSRVKTAILGNKLSAFAMLGGVLVTLAYNNIFPIYWIYLFMLIGALIGGFIAAKVKMIQMPQLVALLNGIGGGASALVGILSIEGIGLNPLTENAYPVFTKCTAMLAIVVGTVTLVGSLVAGGKLHKLIPQKPVIWPNHSLWTNMFLLIAVVFIVLGTINIIPGYAVLMIVLGSVAFSAMFGLFFSIRVGGADMPITISLLNSLSGLAGAIAGLAINDILLVAVGGIVGASGLLLTQIMCRAMNRSLASILMGGAAAQSMKNDRSKAPEVKPMAESQMLVKDEEVQPVAKQKSCGEILRSAKNVIIVPGYGMALAQAQHQVRQLADKLSENGADVKYAIHPVAGRMPGHMNVLLCEADVPYEQLYEMDAINDDFAKADIVIVIGANDVLNPAARDAEGTPIYGMPVLNVDQAPEIIICNFDLKPGYAGVENPLYSKEEGVHLLLGDAKESLTKLLHEFDDVHTPDAKTSGESDNAIGTKAEHNTSEVLKSARKVIIVPGYGMALAQAQHQVRMLADQFMTNGAEVKYAIHPVAGRMPGHMNVLLCEADVPYEQLYEMDSINNEFASADVVVVIGANDVLNPAARDAEGTPIYGMPVLNVDQAPNIFICNFDLKPGYAGVENPLYTRAQGVYLYLGDAKDSLAKLLSSIK